The genomic interval CACCGGCATCGGGCTCAGCACGCGCGGGGAGCAGTTCTGGCTCGACCCGGAACGTGCCAACCAGATCCGTCCGCGCGCCCGCCCGCGCTACACGCTGACGCCGAGCATCGTCTTCCGCGACGGGGAGCCGTTCCTGGCGATCGGCACGCCGGGCGGCGACAACCAGGATCAGACCATCCTGCAGGCGTTCCTGAACATCGTGGAGTTCGAGCCGGACTGGTACCCGAACCTGCACGACGCGCTCGCCTGGCCGCGGGTCCGCACGCAGCACCTGCACGGCTCGTTCTGGCCGCACGCGGCCGGCTTCAACCGGCTGGATGTCGAAGCGGACGTCGATCCGGCGGTGGTCGAAGAATTGCGGCGGCGTGGACACGAGATTATCGAGGTGCCCCAGTTCGGTGTCTCGGGGTGTGCGACGGCGGTGATGATCGACCCGGCCACCGGCAACCGGATGGCCGCGGCCGATCCGCGGCGCGACTGCTACGCGCTGGCCTATTGATGCTGGATGAGCTGCGGTGGACGTTGCGGTCGGCTGTCGTCAAGACTCTGGCCCTGCCGGAGTACTGGCGTAGCGGCATCGCGTACAACCCGCTGTCCGCCCGGGTGATCCAGGACCCGTATCCGACCTACGCGCGCCTGCGCTCGCGTTCTCCCGCTCACCGCAGCCGCGTGCTCAATTCCTGGGTGTTCACCCGCTACGCGGACGTGGAGGCCATCCTCCGGGACTTTCGCCGGTTCTCCAACATTCCCACGAGCCGCAGCCTCACGCCGAAGCAACGGTCGTCCCTGTCGCCACGGGCCGAGTGGACCATGCTGTTTATGGATCCGCCGGAGCACACCCGCCTCAGAGCGCTCGTGAACAAGGCGTTCACGCCGAAGGTGGTCGACGCCCTGGCGCCTCACATCCGGACGATCATGGGGCAACTGCTGGACGCCATAGACGACCCGTCCGGATTCGACCTGATTGCGGCTGTGGCCAACCCGCTGCCCGTCATCGTGATCGCCGAGATGCTGGGTGTGCCGCCCGAGGACCGGGCGGAGTTCAAGCACTGGTCGGACGAGCGGGCGCGATTGCTCGAGCCGGTTATCACGCCGGAGGAACGGAAGCGGGCGATGGTCGCGGGTGAGTCGTTCGATGCGTACTTCACCGCCATCATCGAGGCCCGGCGCCGCGAGCCGCAGGAGGACATCGTCAGCGCGCTCGCCCTGGCGGAAGAGGAAGGGGACAAGCTCACTGCCCGCGAGGTGCTGAACATGCTGCGCCTGCTGCTGGTCGCCGGCAACGAGACCACCACCAACCTGATCGGCAACGGCATGCTCGCGTTGCTGCGCAATCCCGACCAGCTTCAGCTCCTGCGGGAAGACCCGAGCCGGATACCGGCCGCGGTGGAAGAGCTGCTGCGCTTTGACTCGCCGGTGCAGCTCGATTTCAGGGGCGTCTTGGAAGACTGCGAGATGAACGGCGCGTCCCTGCGACGCGGCGACGGCGCCATACTGGCGATTGGGGCCGCTAACCGCGACCCGGAGGTCTTCGACGAGCCGGAGCGGCTGGACGTCGAACGGTCGAAGGGAAGCAATATCTCGTTCGGCCGTGGTGTTCACCATTGTCTCGGCGCCCCGCTGGCGCGTCTGGAAGGGCGCATCGCGCTGGAAGTGTTGCTGGAGCGCTTCTCCTCGATGCGCCTGCTCGACGACACGCCGAGATTCCGGCGGGCGATCGTGCTGCGCGGCCTGGAGTCGCTGCCGATGGCAGCGGAGCCGGCCGCATGAGGAGGCGACCATGCCGCACCGACCCCTGATCCGCCACTGGCTTCCGGCGACTTTGCTGCTCGGCGTCGCGGCTTTGCCCTTGTCGTCTCTGGTGGGCGCGCAGGAGGGTGAGACAATCACCCGCGAGGTGCGGCCGTTCGTGCCGGTCACGGACGAGATGCTGCGGAATCCGGATCCGGGCGACTGGCTGATGACCCACCGGACGTACGACTTTCAGGCGTACAGCCCGCTCGACGAGATAAACCGGGACAACGTGCATCAGCTCCAGGTGGCCTGGATGCGGGCGATGGACGAGGGACCGCAGCAGACCCAGCCGCTCGTCTACGACGGCGTGATGTACCTCGCCAACAACGACGATCACATCCAGGCGCTGGACGCGGCGACCGGGGACCTGCTCTGGGACTACCGCCGCCAGTTGCCCAGCGACCTGCGCGAGTACGTCACGCTGGGCAACCGGACCCGGAATCTGGCCATCTATGGCAACCACATCTATCACCTGACCTCCGACGCGCACCTGCTCGCGCTCGATGCCCGCACCGGCGAGGTGGCCTTCGACCAGGAGATGACCGACTACCGGGCGGGGATGACCCACTCGACGGGCGCCATGATCATCGACGGCCGGGTGCTTGCCGGGAGGGCCTGCTTTCCCACCGACATCCCGGCGCGTTGCTTCATCTCGGCCCACGATTCGGATACCGGAGAGGAACTCTGGCGGGTCTACACGGCGGCCGGAGCGGACGACCCTGGCGGGCAGACCTGGGGCAACGTGCCGACGTCGCAGCGGTTCCACGTGTCGGCGTGGGGCGCCCCGGGCAGCTACGACCCGGAGCTCGGGCTCATCTATTGGGGCATTGCGGTCCCGATGCCCTACACGCGCATCATGCGACGTGGCACCTGGGACGTCGGCGACAGCACGCCGTGCGAGCTGTACTCCAACTCCACCGTCGCCCTGGCCGTAGAGACGGGCGTAATGGAGTGGTACTACCAGCACCTGCCGTGCGACGACTGGGATCAGGACTTCGTTCAGGAGCGCACGCTGATTGACACGGTCGTCGCGCCCGATCCGGAGTCGGTGATGTGGATCAACCCGCGCATCGCCGGCACCGCCGAGGAGCGCAAGGTCGCGGTCACCCTGGGGGAGCCTGGCGGGCTGTTCGTCCTTGATCGGGAAACGGGTGAGTTTCTGTGGGCGACGCCGTTGCCGTATACGAGCACGGAGCGTTTCGTCATCCGCGACATCGATCCGGCGACCGGGCAGGTCTTCATCAACATGGACCTGGTGGCGCGCGAGCCTGGCCAGCAGTTCATCATCTGCGGGCACAACGTGAAGGGCTGGTGGTCCTGGTCATACAGCCCACGGACCGGGCTGCTCTACATTCCGATCAATCGCTCGTGTCTCAACCAGACCGCCAACGATCGGACGGTCTCGGGAACGGGCCCCAGGTTCACGCAACCCGAACCGGGATTCGCGGAGGACGGCCACCTCACCGAGGTGCGGGCGCTTGATATCTCGACCGGCCGGGAAGCGTGGCGCTATTCGCAGCGGGCTCCCAACGCTGGGTCGACGCTCGCCACCGCCGGCAACGTCGTCTTCTTCGGTGACCTCAACCGCCGCTACCGCGCCTTCGACGCGGAGACCGGCGACGTGCTGTGGGAGACGATCCTGGGTAGCCAGATCACCGGCTTTCCCGTCACATACGAGGCCGGCGGCCGCCAGTATCTGTCGGTGCCGGTGGGCGGCGCGGCGATATTCCGGATGAGCAACTACGCGCCGGAGCTCGAGGCGCCAATGGGTAGCAACATGCTCGTCACGTTCGCGCTGCCGCCGTCCTGAGGCTTCAGGCGTTGCAGAGACGTCGGATTCTCACGCTCCTGTTGCCCTTGGCGGTGACGACCGCCGCCTGTGCGCCGTCGTCGGGCGGCGGCGTAGCTGCCGGCGATTCGGACCCGCCGCGGGAGGTGGCGGTCGTGACCTCCGGGGGCCTGGCTGCGGCCTATGATCGCCTCGCGCCGCAATTCGAGGCAGAAACGAGTATCGGACTCGCGACCGCCTACGGGGCGTCGACCGGCGGCGCTCCCGACTCGATTCCGGCCCGCCTGGAGCGCGGGGAACGCTTCGATGTCCTGATCATGTCGCAGGCCGGCCTGGACGATCTCATCGGACGCGGCCTGGTCCGAGCCGACACCCGGGTCGATCTGGCCAGTTCATCGATCGGGATGGCGGTGCGCGAGGGAGCCGCACTCCCGGACATCAGCACACCCGAGGCGTTCGTGGAAACGCTGCTGGCCGCCGAGTCCATCGGCTACTCGGCGAGCGTGAGCGGGACGTACGTTTCCACGGAGTTGTTTCCCCGGCTTGGCTTGGCGGAGCAGCTTGCGCCAAAGGGCCGGCGCATCGAGAGCGAGCGCGTGGCGGCCGTCGTGGCGCGCGGCGAGGTCGAAGTCGGCTTTCAGCAGGTCAGCGAGATCCTCTCGATCCCGGGGGCGGCCTACGCTGGCCCGATTCCCGACGAGTACCAGAGGGTCACGACTTTCTCGGCCGGGATCGCGACGGATGCAGGAAACCCCGAGGGCGCACAGAGACTCATTGATTTCCTGTCATCCGGCGACGCAGCGGTAACGATTGCCGAGACGGGTCTCGAGCCGCTGCAAACAGCCAGATAGCCGTTGGACGGAGGGCCGGCGGATTCGGGGTCGAATCCCGCCCGCACCTGATGTAGTCTTGCTGGTTATGCAGCCGCGGGCGCTGTTGCTCGGCCGCGCGGTGTTTCTGCTGGCATTCCTCGTAGGTGCCGACCCCGCTACGGGTCAGGATGGGCTGAGTCTCATCGAGGCCGCCCGCAATGAGGATGCTGCGGCGGTGCGCGCGCTCGTCGAGGCGCAGGCACCCGTAGGCACCCCGCAGCCGGACGGCGCGACGGCGCTTCACTGGGCGGCGCACCGCGACAACCTGGAAATCGCGGACATCCTCCTCCGCGCGGGCGCCGACGTAAACGTGGAGAACGAGCTGGGGGTTTCGCCCCTTTCGCTGGCGTGCGCGAACGGCAGCGCCGCGATGGTGGAGAAGCTGCTGGCGCACGGAGCGGACGCCAACCAGACGCTGCCGACTGGCGTCACGCCGCTCATGACCTGCGCGCGGACTGGCAGCGTGGAGGCCGTAGAGAGCCTGCTGGCCCGCGGCGCCCGCGTGAACGACCGGGAGACGGTGCGCGGGCAGACCGCGCTGATGTGGGCGGTCGCGGAGAAGCACTCGGACGTCGCGGCCGCCCTCATCGCCGCCGGTGCCGACGTGCGGGCCCGCTCGCTCGGCGAGTTCACGCCGCTGTTGTTCGCCGCCCAGCAGGGCGACGTGGCGTCGGCCCGGTTGCTGCTCGACGCCGGCGTGGACGTGAACGAGGCGGGTGGCAACGGGAGCGCGGCCCTGCTGGTCGCCACCGAGAGCCGGCATCCCGCGATGGTGCGCTTCCTGATCGAGGCCGGTGCGGACGTGGACGCGATCGGCGCCGGGCGCACGGCGCTGCACGCCGCCGTGCAGCAGAAGCGCCGGGACATCGTGGAGCTGCTGCTGGCCGGTGGGGCGGACATCGACGCGCGGCTGCTGGGGCGGCTGCCGCGGGTGCCGGGCGACCTTTCCGTTACCAGCGGCCCGCTGTCCATGGTCGGGGCCACCCCGTTCTGGCTTGCCGCGAAGTTCGCCGATCTCGATCTGATGCGCCTCCTCGCCGACCGGGGCGCGGACACACGGCTCGCCAACGAAGGCGGCACCACGCCGCTGATGGTGGCGGCGGGCCTCGGCTGGGTCGACGGATCCGACCGCTACGGGCGCGTGAAGTTCAATGACGACTCGGTCCGCCGGGAGCGGCACGATCTCGAGGCGGTCAAGCTGGCCATGGAGTTGGGCGGTGACGTACACGCGGTGGACGATCACGGTCAGACGGCGATGCATGGCGCGGCCTACATGGGCGGCGACACCATCGTGCAGTTCCTGGCCGACCGGGGTGCGCCGGTAGACGTCGCCGATAACGACGGGTGGACGCCGCTGTCTATTGCCGAGGGCCTCTACGTCGGCGGCACTTTTCAGGTGCGGCCCACCACGGCCGCTCTGCTGCGCCAGCTCGGCGCCGGACAGGACAGCCAGTGATGCCGACGAGGATCCCGGCAGTGCGCGGGATGCTAACTGGCGTGCTCGGCGCGCTCGCGGTGGCGGTCGTCGCCGCTCCCGCGAGCGCTGCGCAGCCGGACCCCTCGCGGGCCTTCCTCGACCGGAACTGCATCGCGTGCCACAACAGCGCCCGCCCGACGGCGAACCTCGCGCTGGATGCGGAGGCGATCGATCCGCGCGATCCGCCGCGCGATGCCGCGATCTGGGAGAAGGTCGTCCGCAAGCTCCGGACCGGCGCGATGCCGCCGGCGGGCCGTCCGCGCCCCGACCCACGGGCCGCCACCGCGCTGGTCGCGCACCTCGAGACCGCCATCGACGCGGCCGCGGCACTCCGGCCGATGGTCGGCCGCCCGGTGGCGCATCGCCTGAACCGCGTGGAGTACGCCAACGCGATCCGTGATCTGCTCGGGCTCGACGTGGACGCATCGACGCTTCTTCCGCCCGACGACTCGGGCTACGGTTTCGACAACATCGGCGACGTGCTCACCGTCTCCCCCTTGCTGATGGAGCGCTACCTGGCGGCGGCCGGCAAGATTGCCCGCCTCGCCACGGGTATTGCGGGCGGCGCTTCGTCGGAGATCTACACGCTGTCCAAGTACCTCCGGCAGGACGACCGGATGAGCGAGGACCTGCCGTTCGGATCACGCGGCGGCATGGCGGTCCGGCATACTTTCCCGTCTACGGGCGACTACGTTGCCAAACTGCGTCTGCTCAAGAACCATCGCGACCAGATTCGCGGCATGCGGCAGGTTCACGACCTCGAGGTCCGGCTCGACGGTGAGCGCCTGCAACTGTTCACGGTAGGCCGCCTGCCCCTCGTAAACCCGACGCCGGAGCAGCGCGCGGACGAGCAGCAGTACATCCTGAACGGCGACGAGGGGCTCAATGTGCGTTTCCGGGCCACGGCCGGACCGCACCTCGTCTCGGCCGCGTTCCTCGCCAGGCCGGTCGTGCGGGAAGGGCCCTTGCGGCCGGCGCTGTCGGTGGCTACGTTCGGGTTCAGCGGTGACGCGGCGCTCTACGCAACCGAGGAGCCGGCCCTGTGGACCATCGAGATCGAAGGGCCGCTCGACGTCGCGCTACCTGTCCGGGCCGGCCACGTGGACACCGCCAGCGGGGAGCGCCTGTTCGTCTGCCGGCCCACGGACACCGCGGCCGAGATATCGTGCGCTCGGGACATCTTCTCTCGGCTCGTCCGACGCGCGTACCGCCGCCCGGTGACGGACGCCGACCTTGAGCCACTGCTCGCGCTCTTCGTGGAAGGCCGCGCGCGCGGCGGCTTCGAGGCAGGCGTCGAGCTCGCCCTGCGGAAGGTCCTCGCCAGCCCGGAGTTCCTCTTTCGCATCACGCACGATCCGGTGGACGCCGGGCGCGGAAGTCCGTATCGGCTCACCGATCTCGACCTTGCCTCGCGGCTGTCGTTCTTCCTCTGGAGCAGCATCCCGGACGAGGAGTTGCTCGGACTCGCTGAGCAGGGGAGGCTGGCCGACCCCGCCGTCCTCGACCGGCAGGTAGCCAGGATGCTGGCCGACCCCCGCTCTAGCGCACTGATCGACAACTTCGCCGGACAGTGGCTGTATCTGCGTAACATGCGGCTCGTCATGCCGGATCCGGAGACCTTCCCGGAGTTCGACGACAACCTGCGCGAGGCCTTCGCGCGCGAGACGGAGCTGTTTCTGACAAGTCAGCTCCGCGAGGATCGCAGCGTTCTGGACCTGTTGCGGGCGAACTACACGTTCCTGAACGAGCGGTTGGCCCGTCACTACGGAATCCCGGGCGTCTACGGCAGCCACTTCCGGCGGGTGGATCTGCCGGCGGGTGGGCGGCGCGGGCTGCTGGGGCACGCGAGCGTGCTGACCGTGACGTCGTACGCCACGCGGACGTCACCGGTGCTCCGCGGCAAGTGGCTTCTCGAGAACCTGTTGGGTGCCCCGCCGCCGCCCCCGCCGCCCGACATTCCGGCGCTACAGGAGATTGGCGAGGAAGGCGTCGCACCGAGTTCCGTCCGCGAGCGGATGGAAGTGCACCGGCGGAATCCGGTTTGTGCGTCGTGTCATGCGCAGATGGATCCGCTGGGGTTCGCGCTGGAGAACTTCGACGCCATCGGCCGGTGGCGGGAGACGGGAGAAGGCGGCAATCCGATCGACGCATCGGCGGAGCTGCCCAACGGCGAGACCATCACCGGCCCCGGCGGGCTGGCGCAGCTCTTCGCCGGGCAGCCCGACCGCTTCGCCTCGACGGTGGTCGAGAAGCTGATGACGTATGGAATCGGCCGCGGGGTCGAGTACTACGACGCGCCGGCCGTCCGGGCGATCGTCCGGGCCGCCACCGCGAGCGACTACCGCTGGTCGTCACTGATCTCGGGTATTGTCAGGAGCGCGCCGTTCCAGATGCGCATGTCTGACGGAGCCGTGTCCGACGCGAGGAGAGCGCCATGATCGTCACGAAGAAGCATGTGTCGCGGCGTACGGTGATCCGAGGACTTGGCGCCACGATGGCGTTGCCGCTGCTGGACGCCATGGTGCCGGCGTTCCGCCCGGTTCGGCTGTCGGCCGGCCGTCCGACGCGGCGGCTGGCGACGGTTTACGTCCCGAACGGCATCATCATGGAGCAGTGGACGCCGTCCACCGACGGCGCGGGATTCGACCTGCCGCCCACGCTGGCTCCGCTCGCGCCGTACCGCGACGACCTGCTCGTGCTGACCGGCCTTGTGCACCAGACGGCATACCCGCTGCCTGGCGAAGGCGCTGGCGATCACGCACGCGCGGCGGCCTGCTACCTGACCGGCGTGCACCCGAAGAAGACCGAGGGCGCCGACATCCGGGCCGGAGTCTCGATGGACCAGATCGCGGCGCAGCACGTCGGGTCCGAGACGCAGCTTGCATCGCTGGAGCTCGGCTGCGACCCGAGCTACTTTCTCGGCGCGTGCGACGCCGGCTACAGCTGCGCCTACGGCAACACCCTGTCATGGCGGACCGAGACCACGCCGCTGCCGGTCGAGATCAACCCGCGTGCGGTGTTCGAGCGGATGTTCGGAGACGCGGCGGACACCAGTGCCGTCGCTCGCCAGCGCCGGATCCAGGAAGATCGCAGCATTCTCGACGCGCTTCTCGCCGATGTCCGGAAGCTGCAGGGATCGCTGGGTGCGGGCGACCGCGAGAAGGTGGCGCAGTACGTCGACGCCGTCCGCGACGTCGAGCGCCGCATCCAGAAGGCCGAGCAACAGAGCGACCGTGAACTGCCGGTGCTCGAGAAGCCGTCAGGCATCCCGGACCGCTACGAGGATCATGTCCGGATGATGTTCGATCTGCAGGTGCTGGCGTTCCAGACCGACATGACCCGCGTCTCGACGTTCATCATGTCGCGCGAGGTCAGCTCGCGGACGTATCCGGAGTTGGGCATTCCCGATCCGCACCATCCGATCTCGCACCATCAGGACGATCCGGCCAAGGTCGAGAAGCTCGCGAAGATCAACGCGTTCCACATCAGCCTGTTCGCCCATTTCCTCGATCGTCTCCGGGCGACGGAGGACGGAGAGGGCTCGCTCCTCGACCACGCGATGATCAGCTACGGATGCGGAATCAGCGACAGTAACCAGCACCTGCACGACAACCTGCCCATCCTCGTGGCGGGTGGGGCCGGCGCCCGGATCGCGGGTGGACGTCATCTGCGCTTTGCGCCGGACACGCCGATGACGAACCTCCTGCTGACGTTGCTGGACAAGATGGACGTCCCGATGGACAACCTGGGCGACAGCACCGGACAGCTTCGGGAACTGTCAGAGCTGGCGTAGCCGGGATTCGCGGTCACGCGCCCGACCCGATCCGAACAGGCGACCATCGCGGCTCCCGGTTCACCGGTTCGCGCGCTCATCGGCGCGCCCGCCGCCGAGGTAGATAGCGACGTCCTGATTTCCTTCGTGGCAGGCGTATTCGTACATCTCGTACCCTGGGGCTCGGGTCAGCGGCATCGAGATCGTCCAGGGCCGGTCATAGACGTCGAGATCCTCGATCGTGACCTCCCACATGAGCTCGTCCTCCGACACCCGGGTAAAACGCTCGACGACGTGCATGGCGTCGCCGACGGGAAGCCCCTTCAGGCGCCCGCCATTGGAGCTCGTCACGATCATCGCCTGATCGTTGAAGTTCGTCGTGTCGACGACCAGCGTGTCGCCCTCCCAGTGCGCGCGGGCGTCACCGGTCCAGAGGCCGATATCTTCGTCGAGGTGAGGTCGATCGGTCACCGGAATGACCCGCGCCTCGTGGATCATCTCGTGCAGGATCACCACGAAACCCGGCGTTTGCAGAATGCGGTACGCGTTGTTGTAGCCGGTGGGCAGCATGGAGCCGGGGACGCCGCGCGTGATGCAGCGGTCCCACGTGCTCATGGCGCGGTAGTCGTCGCGCTGGCGTGCGAGGTTCCGTTCCCGAACCGCGGCGGCCCATGCCTTGACGGGAACCCGCCCATCCGGCGGGTCGACGACCAGCGATGTCTGGCGTGTCGACAGAAAACGTTCTCCCGCGTCCATCCAGACGTTGTACGCACCCAGAACTTCCGGACGCCTGGCGTTCGTCTGCTCCTCGAGGAGCGCGGCCTCTTCCTCGGTGAAGACCGCCTTGTCGGCAGCCGACTCGGGTACGACCACGTCGGAGTACGGCATGGTGTTGCCGCGCTCGAACGGGGTGATGGTCGCGTTCGTCCAGACGGCCTGCAGGTCGGGCCGGCCGTCCGGCATGCGCGGCATCGTCCAGGATCCGTCCGACTCCGGCGCTTGGCCCGCGGCCGGAGTGCTCAGCAGCACCCAGGTTGCGATGCCGACGATGCTCGTTCTGATGGCCATGTCTTCCCCCCGGTCGAGGCGCCTGCGCCGCAGGAGTTTCGCGCCAGCGAAACTTCCAACGCGCCGGGCACGGCGCGCCCTCTCGGTGCGACGGGAACTGCGACCGATTGCGCTTTGTCAGGTAAGTGAATACTCAGATACGCTATCAGCGACCGGAAGTCGCCGCCAAGAGGAAGCCGTTTTTTGCTAGCGCGGAGCGGGCCGTCAACGGTGATGGCGGAAGGAGACCAGAATGAGTCATTTGCGAGAAGCCGGCGGCGCCGCGCTGGTCGCGGCGCTGGTGCTGGCCCCGATGGTCGTGACGGCGCAACCGTCGTCCGACGTGCCGCGGACGCCGTGGGGCGATCCGGACCTGGGGGGTGTCTACGACTACAGCAGCATTACGCCGATGCAGCGGCCGGAGCAGTACGGCGACCGCGCGTATCTGACCGAGGAAGAGGCCGCGGAACTCGAAGCCGCGGCCGTCCAGCGGGACGAGGATGCGGCCAATGCGCCCGTCACCCGGTCGGTGGCGGGCGACAGGGCCGGCGCTTCGAGTCACTCGTGGTTGTGGGGGCTCGAGTTCGGCACGCAGGTCGTGGAGGATCTCCGAACATCGCGCATCGTCGACCCGCCGAACGGTCGCTACCCCGAACTGACGGAATGGGGCAAGGCCGACGCCGCGTCGCGCTACGGGTTCAACGACGACTCGCCAGCCGACGACTACACCGACCGTGGTTGGGGTGACCGGTGTCTGGCCATTCACGGGATGCCGATCAGCCCGCTTCCCTACAACAGCTTCGTGCAGATCTTCCAGACCCCCGACTACGTGGCGATTCTGTCCGAGGCGTTCCGAATCTGGCGGATTGTCCCCCTCGACGGACGCCCGCACGGCACGATTCGTCAGTGGCTGGGAGACACGCGGGGACGGTGGGAAGGCGATACGCTGGTCGTCGAGACCACGAACTTCTCCAACTATCTGCAGCAGGCCGGCTCCGGCCGGAACATGAACAGCCTGGTCGAAAAGTTCACGCGGGTGAGTCCGGACGTGATTCGCTACGAATACACCGTGGACGATCCGGTCAAGTGGGTGAGCCCCTGGACCGCCGCCATCTCGCTGAGAAAAACCGACCACCCGATGTTCGAGGTGGCCTGCCACGAGGGGAACTACGCCCTCGAGAACATCCTTCGGGGGGCGCGCGCGCAGGACGGGACTCCGGACGAGCCGGTATTCGAGGAAGGAAAGATCTGCTGGGACTGTGAGCCTGTCGTTCGGTAGCCGCACTCGATGGCTCAGCGGGCGGGGCTGAAGTTGTTACCGCGCGTCTCGCCGAAGCTGCGCCAGTCTGGTCGTTTTCCCGTACGGGATCAGCGCACGTAGAGCGACCCGCCGCCCAATTCGTGGAACACGATGGGAACGAAGTCGTTCGCCGTCCACGTCGCCTCCTGGCCCCATTGGGCATCGTATGCAGCCGTCGGCGCCGCGGCCATCACTTCGTCCAGGTTCAGGCCCTCGGAGATCATGCCCTGCACGCGGTCACGTATGTCGACGATCATGGCGAGGAACTCCATGAGCGCGTCGCGCCCCACGACCTCCAGGCCGTGTCCCGGAATCACCCGCGTGTCCGGTCCCGCCATCGCGATCGCCTGCTCGAGCGCCGCGATGGTGCCCGCGACCGAGCCCCCGTTGTAGACGTCGACGATCGGATAGCTGGTGGTTCGGAAGACGTCTCCCAGATGGAGTGCGTCCGAGTCCGGGAAGTGGACGAACGTATCCCCGTCGGTATGGGCGGCCGGCGCGAGAAACGCCCGCACCTCCTCGCCGTTGAAGTGAAAGGTCATGGTGTCGTTGTAGGTCACGACGGGACGTGCGCCGACCGGAGGCCGTGGTGCGAAACGTCCTCCCTGCCGCGGGAAACGGAGCCGCTCCAGGGCGCGAACCCGGACGTTGTCGTGCGCGAAGATCAGCACGTCCCGTCCGGCCAGCGGTTCGTTGCCACCGATGTGGTCCGGATGCACGTGGGTATTGATCAGGAAACGGATTTCGGCATCCGATACGCTGCGCACCGCGGCAACCAGCCTGTCGGCAAGCGGCGCGAACAGGGAATCGACCAGCAGGACGCCCTCCTCGCCGGCGAAGACGCCGACGTTGCCGCCGCCGCCCGGCCGCGTCACCATGTGAACCTGACCCGCCACGGGGACGATCGTCAGCTCGACCCCCGCGAACCGGTCGGTCGGGTTCTGCTCCCCGGCGGCGCCAACGGCCACGATGCAGGCGGCAACCATCGCGGCCAGGACAATACGGGGCTGTCCGGTCATGGGCGCATCCGGGAGTCTGGCGTGGTGGTCTTTCTCCGCCGCCTGAACCGGGCGCAGGGACGGCCGGGGGCGGTCCGGCCGGGAGCGTGCGGCTCGAGTGTCAGTGCACTATCAGCGGCACGCTGGCGGTCAGTGCGCCCCAGTCGAACGAAAGCGAATCCTCGTCGAGAGCGATGGTGAGCTGCTCGGCCGGCGGATCGAGTTCGCCTACCTCCATCGCAATATGTGCGAAGTCGTTCTCGCTGTTGTAGGCAGTGCCCCATTGGCCGGTCTCGCTGTTGACGATGAGGTGGAACTCGTCGTTCATGTGCTGGGTCCAGAGGGTGTACTCGCCGGCCGGGATGTGCGTTTCGCCCAGCATGAGGTCGCGGTCGGTCCGGAGCGTCGTCGCTTCGTCAGCCCCGAGCCGCCAGACGGCGTCTTCCATGGGCGGAACGTTCTCGCCGACAACCCGACCCTTGAGGTAGGGCCGGCCATAGTCGATGGTGATGTTCCCCTCGCCGACGGCCCAGTGGACGCTGACGTGCGGGCTGCCGCCGGCTCCCTCGTGGACGAGGGTGGCGTGACCGCCGCCGAGCATCTCCATGGCCTCGGCGCTGGCGCCCGCGTCGGTGTCCATGCCGTCATGGTCCATCGCGCCGCTGTCGGGAGCCTCGGCCACGTCGCTGCCGCCGCCGCCGCCGCACGCGACAGCCACCGCCGCCAGGATGCAC from Acidobacteriota bacterium carries:
- a CDS encoding DUF1552 domain-containing protein, with protein sequence MIVTKKHVSRRTVIRGLGATMALPLLDAMVPAFRPVRLSAGRPTRRLATVYVPNGIIMEQWTPSTDGAGFDLPPTLAPLAPYRDDLLVLTGLVHQTAYPLPGEGAGDHARAAACYLTGVHPKKTEGADIRAGVSMDQIAAQHVGSETQLASLELGCDPSYFLGACDAGYSCAYGNTLSWRTETTPLPVEINPRAVFERMFGDAADTSAVARQRRIQEDRSILDALLADVRKLQGSLGAGDREKVAQYVDAVRDVERRIQKAEQQSDRELPVLEKPSGIPDRYEDHVRMMFDLQVLAFQTDMTRVSTFIMSREVSSRTYPELGIPDPHHPISHHQDDPAKVEKLAKINAFHISLFAHFLDRLRATEDGEGSLLDHAMISYGCGISDSNQHLHDNLPILVAGGAGARIAGGRHLRFAPDTPMTNLLLTLLDKMDVPMDNLGDSTGQLRELSELA
- a CDS encoding MBL fold metallo-hydrolase translates to MTGQPRIVLAAMVAACIVAVGAAGEQNPTDRFAGVELTIVPVAGQVHMVTRPGGGGNVGVFAGEEGVLLVDSLFAPLADRLVAAVRSVSDAEIRFLINTHVHPDHIGGNEPLAGRDVLIFAHDNVRVRALERLRFPRQGGRFAPRPPVGARPVVTYNDTMTFHFNGEEVRAFLAPAAHTDGDTFVHFPDSDALHLGDVFRTTSYPIVDVYNGGSVAGTIAALEQAIAMAGPDTRVIPGHGLEVVGRDALMEFLAMIVDIRDRVQGMISEGLNLDEVMAAAPTAAYDAQWGQEATWTANDFVPIVFHELGGGSLYVR
- a CDS encoding DUF2911 domain-containing protein, translated to MRTSYWKLSLLCILAAVAVACGGGGGSDVAEAPDSGAMDHDGMDTDAGASAEAMEMLGGGHATLVHEGAGGSPHVSVHWAVGEGNITIDYGRPYLKGRVVGENVPPMEDAVWRLGADEATTLRTDRDLMLGETHIPAGEYTLWTQHMNDEFHLIVNSETGQWGTAYNSENDFAHIAMEVGELDPPAEQLTIALDEDSLSFDWGALTASVPLIVH